The Toxorhynchites rutilus septentrionalis strain SRP chromosome 3, ASM2978413v1, whole genome shotgun sequence genome includes a region encoding these proteins:
- the LOC129777279 gene encoding glycine--tRNA ligase, protein MHQSFLFIISRIASPRIGVRLKSRFISSPANYGSTFPVSAAEEPTTACRRGKFHHLYEPNRYWSVAAFSQQATSTKKPFIWGTNKKHRDIQLKLQLLENFAMDPKIEEILAPLRKEVKEQGDLVRKLKGEGAPEIDIKKAVNELKARKKILEDKELSLAPSVASFDRARMEDLLKRRFFYDQSFAIYGGITGQYDFGPMGCALKSNMINAWRQFFVLEEQMLEVDCSILTPEPVLKASGHVDRFADLMVKDTKNGECFRLDHLIKNHLEKLSAAKDATAALKDECTDIVIKLDGMNKDEMAAILRKFNMKSPITGNDLTEPIEFNLMFGTQIGPTGLVKGFLRPETAQGIFVNFKRLLEFNQGKLPFAAAQIGNSFRNEISPRSGLIRVREFTMCEIEHFCDPQLKDHPKFKNVEDVVMTLYSACNQMDGKSAQQIKIGEAVGSGLVANQTLGYFMARIQQFMLKIGILPERLRFRQHMSNEMAHYACDCWDAECLTSYGWIECVGCADRSAYDLTQHTNATGVKLVAEKKLPAPKTIEVTEVVPNKAAIGKVFKKDAKNITEQLAKLSLSDVETIGKNLAEKGEHALEINGSEVTLKSDMIAVKTSSKTVHVEEITPSVIEPSFGIGRIMYSLLEHSFRMREGDEQRSYFSLPPVVAPLKCSVLPLSNNIEFVPFVKKISSALTSVDISHKVDDSSGSIGRRYARTDEIAIPYGITIDFDTLKEPHSVTLRERDSMKQIRIGLEEVAEVVRDLATGRHNWANVEVKYPKFEQQETSSK, encoded by the exons ATGCACCAATCGTTTCTCTTTATAATTAGTAGAATAGCATCCCCCCGAATAGGCGTTCGGTTAAAATCCCGATTTATCTCCAGCCCGGCAAATTACGGCAGCACATTTCCTGTGTCTGCAGCAGAAGAGCCAACAACAGCGTGCAGAAGAGGAAAATTTCATCATCTTTACGAGCCGAATCGATATTGGAGTGTAGCAGCATTTAGCCAGCAGGCGACATCGACGAAGAAGCCTTTCATTTGGGGAACCAACAAGAAGCACCGTGATATTCAGCTGAAGCTTCAATTGTTGGAAAACTTCGCAATGGATCCCAAGATCGAGGAAATCTTAGCCCCACTGCGGAAAGAAGTTAAAGAACAG GGTGACCTTGTTCGGAAGCTGAAAGGTGAAGGTGCTCCGGAGATCGACATCAAAAAAGCGGTGAATGAGTTGAAGgctcgaaaaaaaatcttggaAGACAAGGAGCTAAGTTTGGCACCATCGGTAGCGAGCTTCGATCGGGCGCGGATGGAAGATTTGTTGAAACGGAGGTTCTTTTACGACCAGAGCTTCGCTATATACGGAGGTATTACAGGTCAATATGATTTTGGCCCGATGGGATGTGCGCTCAAGTCTAACATGATCAACGCATGGCGACAATTCTTCGTGTTGGAAGAACAAATGCTGGAAGTCGATTGCTCCATTCTGACCCCAGAACCGGTGTTGAAAGCATCCGGACACGTTGATCGATTTGCGGATTTGATGGTTAAAGATACGAAAAATGGAGAATGCTTCCGATTGGATCATTTGATCAAAAATCACCTCGAAAAGCTATCGGCCGCTAAGGATGCCACAGCGGCACTGAAAGACGAATGCACGGATATTGTAATCAAGCTGGACGGAATGAATAAGGACGAAATGGCAGCGATTTTGCGGAAGTTCAACATGAAAAGTCCAATCACCGGAAACGATTTGACCGAACCGATCGAGTTCAACCTGATGTTTGGCACCCAAATTGGTCCCACTGGGTTAGTGAAGGGATTCCTGCGACCAGAAACAGCACAGGGAATTTTCGTTAACTTCAAGCGACTGCTAGAGTTCAACCAGGGTAAACTTCCTTTCGCTGCTGCCCAAATTGGTAACTCATTCCGTAACGAAATTTCTCCCCGATCTGGACTGATTCGTGTTCGAGAATTCACTATGTGTGAAATTGAGCACTTCTGTGATCCACAACTGAAGGACCATCCCAAATTTAAGAACGTAGAAGATGTTGTAATGACTCTGTACTCCGCGTGTAATCAAATGGATGGCAAAAGTGCACAGCAGATCAAGATTGGAGAAGCAGTCGGAAGTGGTCTCGTTGCGAACCAAACTCTCGGATACTTCATGGCCCGCATTCAACAGTTTATGTTGAAGATTGGAATCCTGCCCGAACGACTTCGTTTCCGTCAGCATATGAGCAATGAGATGGCACACTATGCGTGCGATTGTTGGGATGCCGAGTGTCTGACTAGTTACGGTTGGATCGAGTGCGTTGGATGCGCCGATCGATCGGCGTACGATCTTACCCAGCACACAAATGCAACTGGTGTGAAGCTCGTGGCTGAAAAGAAACTCCCGGCTCCGAAAACTATCGAAGTGACAGAGGTGGTTCCGAATAAGGCCGCCATCGGAAAGGTTTTCAAGAAGGATGCGAAAAACATAACCGAGCAGCTGGCTAAGTTAAGCCTCTCGGATGTGGAAACGATTGGCAAGAACCTGGCCGAGAAAGGAGAGCATGCGTTGGAGATCAACGGTTCGGAAGTGACTCTTAAGAGCGACATGattgctgtcaaaacaagctcCAAGACTGTCCACGTTGAAGAAATCACACCAAGCGTTATCGAGCCCTCGTTCGGTATTGGCCGTATCATGTACTCACTGTTGGAGCATAGTTTTCGAATGCGCGAAGGTGACGAACAACGAAGCTACTTCTCGCTACCCCCGGTTGTGGCTCCACTCAAGTGCTCCGTACTGCCACTCAGTAACAACATTGAATTTGTGCCGTTCGTTAAGAAGATTT catctgcattaactagcgttgaTATTTCCCACAAAGTGGATGACTCGAGCGGTTCAATTGGTCGGCGTTATGCCCGCACAGATGAAATTGCTATCCCGTATGGTATCACAATCGATTTTGACACCCTCAAGGAACCACACAGTGTGACGCTGCGAGAACGCGACTCTATGAAACAAATTCGAATTGGA CTGGAAGAGGTCGCAGAAGTAGTTCGAGACTTGGCCACCGGGCGACACAACTGGGCGAATGTGGAAGTGAAATATCCCAAATTCGAGCAGCAGGAAACCAGTTCGAAATGA
- the LOC129777285 gene encoding short-chain specific acyl-CoA dehydrogenase, mitochondrial-like: MFRRIFSGKVQGYFIRQFSVCELPQELQDIQKTCRNFANRELKPVAAALDANSRFPAEQMKNLADLGLMRVTVDTEYGGSNLNMLALSLVVEELSSGCGATGSIVSIHNCLYADMLNRLGTKQQKELFFGKYPRETIGVFALSESDAGSDVAALDTMAVKEGDCWILNGTKAWVTSAAEAKSGIVFATVDSELKHKGITAFLLDFDQAAGLKVGNPEDKLGIRASSTCSLYLENVHIPVKNVLGPIGGGFRIAMEQLDRARIGIASQALGIAQAALETAVQYAKQRKAFGQSLLELSPVRMRIAEMAVRIESARLLVRKAACEIDRNGRATKACSMAKWIASETATFAAHNCQQILGGMGYVKNMPAERYYRDARITEIYGGVTDVQKAVIAELTIGEMNA; encoded by the exons ATGTTTCGAAGAATTTTTTCAG gtaaAGTACAGGGTTATTTTATTCGTCAGTTTAGTGTTTGTGAGCTACCTCAGGAATTACAAGACATTCAAAAAACATGCCGTAATTTTGCAAACCGGGAGCTGAAACCTGTTGCTGCCGCACTGGACGCGAACAGTCGATTTCCAGCGGAGCAAATGAAGAATCTTGCAGATCTCGGCTTGATGCGGGTCACTGTTGACACTGAATACGGTGGATCTAATCTAAACATGTTGGCCCTGTCGCTAGTCGTCGAGGAACTGTCCAGCGGATGTGGGGCTACCGGTTCAATTGTATCGATCCACAACTGTCTATATGCTGATATGCTAAATCGGCTTGGCACAAAACAGCAGAAGGAATTATTCTTCGGCAAATATCCCCGCGAGACGATCGGGGTTTTTGCATTGAGCGAAAGCGATGCCGGATCCGATGTGGCTGCCCTGGATACCATGGCGGTAAAAGAGGGCGACTGTTGGATTTTGAATGGCACCAAGGCATGGGTCACCTCGGCAGCCGAGGCCAAAAGTGGCATTGTCTTCGCTACTGTAGATTCCGAACTGAAGCACAAAGGAATCACTGCGTTCCTATTAGACTTTGATCAAGCAGCTGGATTAAAAGTAGGAAATCCAGAAGATAAACTAGGTATTCGTGCAAGTTCCACTTGCAGTTTATACCTGGAAAATGTACACATTCCAGTAAAGAACGTTCTTGGGCCGATTGGTGGTGGTTTCCGGATAGCGATGGAGCAATTGGATCGAGCACGAATAGGTATTGCATCACAAGCGCTAGGCATAGCACAGGCCGCCCTGGAAACAGCAGTACAATATGCCAAACAGCGAAAAGCTTTTGGTCAGTCGCTTCTCGAACTGTCCCCGGTTCGAATGAGGATAGCGGAAATGGCTGTTCGAATAGAGAGCGCTAGATTGCTGGTACGCAAAGCAGCCTGCGAAATTGATAGAAATGGAAGGGCCACTAAGGCTTGTTCGATGGCAAAATGGATAGCAAGTGAGACGGCGACTTTTGCCGCCCACAATTGTCAACAGATACTGGGTGGGATGGGTTATGTAAAGAATATGCCTGCTGAGCGATATTATAGAGATGCACGAATCACAGAGATTTATGGAGGTGTAACGGATGTGCAGAAAGCGGTCATAGCGGAACTTACGATCGGAGAGATGAACGCTTGA